Proteins encoded by one window of Acuticoccus sp. MNP-M23:
- a CDS encoding phosphoribosylanthranilate isomerase: MAGPLFGWPAARAVPLIKICGIRTPQMAVHAAEAGADMIGVVHFAPSPRHLDAAGAATVADAVRGSAMVVALVVDAEDAALDTLVETARPDAIQLHGKETPERATAIAARYRLPVSKAHGIGTAADLPAITTFNALPVLDAKPPKGADRPGGHGAAFDWSILTEIDRARQFMLSGGLTAENVATAVATVRPYAVDVSSGVEIDGEKDAGRIVAFIDAVRRGSASAG; this comes from the coding sequence GTGGCAGGGCCGCTGTTCGGCTGGCCCGCTGCACGCGCGGTCCCGCTGATCAAGATCTGCGGGATCAGGACCCCGCAGATGGCCGTCCACGCGGCCGAAGCCGGTGCCGACATGATCGGCGTCGTCCATTTTGCACCGAGCCCCCGCCACCTCGATGCTGCGGGCGCGGCCACGGTCGCAGACGCCGTGCGCGGCTCAGCGATGGTCGTCGCCCTTGTGGTCGATGCCGAGGACGCCGCGCTGGACACGTTGGTGGAGACCGCAAGGCCAGACGCGATCCAGCTCCATGGCAAGGAAACACCCGAGCGGGCCACCGCTATTGCCGCCCGATATCGCCTCCCCGTCTCCAAGGCCCACGGGATCGGGACTGCGGCCGATCTCCCCGCTATCACGACGTTCAACGCCCTTCCCGTGCTGGACGCCAAGCCCCCCAAAGGGGCCGACCGCCCCGGCGGCCACGGCGCCGCATTCGACTGGTCGATCCTCACCGAAATCGACCGCGCGCGGCAATTCATGCTGTCCGGCGGTCTGACGGCGGAAAATGTCGCAACCGCCGTTGCCACGGTCCGGCCCTATGCGGTTGACGTGTCGTCGGGTGTGGAGATTGACGGCGAAAAGGATGCAGGCCGGATTGTTGCCTTCATCGACGCGGTTCGGCGCGGCAGCGCTTCAGCGGGATAA